CTACCGCGGCATCGACGTGCTCTGGGCCGGCAGCAACCGCATCAACGCCAGCGACATGCCGCCCGGGTTCCTCGACCTCGGTACGGGATCGTTCCTCACCATCCCGTACCTCACGATCCTGGCGCTCGTCGTGCTGCTGATCGCCGGCTGGTACCTGCGCAACCGGCGCGGAGGCCGCGAGCTGTACGCGATCGGCTCCGACCCGGCCGCGGCCGAGCTGTACGGCCTGAAGGTCACCCAGCGCGTGCTCGTCGCCTTCGTGCTCTCCGGCGCGCTGGCGGGCCTCGCCGGGGTGCTGTTCGTCGCCAGGTACGGCACGGTCAGCTCGCAGACCGGCAGCGGGCTCGAGCTGCAGGCCGTCGGCGCCGCGGTCATCGGCGGTGTCGCCATCTTCGGCGGCAGCGGGTCGGTGTACGGCGCGGCGCTGGGCGCGGTGCTGCTGCTCACCATCAACCGGGCGCTGCCCATCCTCGGCATCCAGGACTTCTGGCAGCAGGCGGTCGTCGGCGTCCTCATCATCGGCGCCATCGTGCTCGACCGCGTGCTCGCCGTGCGGCTCTCGCGCCGCCTCGTCGCAGAAAGGGAGGTGACGGCATGACCGGCATCGACTCCGCCACCAGCACTGCCCCGGCGCGCAGCTACCCCGACTACAGCCGCCCGCTCTGGCAGCGCTGGGTGCTCACCCGCGAGTCCGCCGTCATCGCGGCGCTGGTGATCGTGGTCGTGGTCGCGGCCGCCGCGGTGCCGAACTTCGGCACGCCGATCACGCTCAGCTTCCTGCTGCTCGACATCACGCCCATCCTGCTGATCGCGCTGCCGATGACGCTCGTGATCGTGGCGGGGGAGATCGACCTCTCGGTGGCGAGCACGCTCGGCCTCAGCTCCGTGCTGCTCGGCGTGCTCACCAAGGCGGGCTGGCCGATCGAGGCCGCGATGGTCGTCTGCCTCGTCGTCGGGCTGGTGGCGGGGGCGATCAACGGCTTCCTCGTGACGGTCGTCGGCCTCCCCTCGCTCGCGGTCACCATCGGAACGCTCGCGCTGTTCCGCGGCATCGCGGTCGGCCTGCTCGGCACGACGGCGGTCACGGAGTTCCCCTTCTTCTGGCAGAACCTCGTGCAGGCGCGGTTCGGCACGAGCGGCATCCCCGTCGTGATGGTGCTCGTCGTCGTCCTGATCGTCGTGTTCGCGCTGCTGCTGCACGCGACCCCGTACGGCCGCGGGCTGTTCGCGCTCGGGCTCAGCTCCGAGACCGCGCAGTTCTCGGGCGTCAACGTGGCGCGCACGAAGTTCATCGCCTTCCTGCTGACGGGCCTGATCTCGGCGCTCGCCGGGATCTACTGGACGCTCCGCTACGGCAGCGCCCGCGGCGACAACGCCGTCGGGCTGGAGCTGTCCGTGATCGCGGCGGTGCTGCTCGGCGGCGTCTCGATCTTCGGCGGCAAGGGCGCGCTGCACGGCGTCATCGCCGGCGTGCTGCTCATCGGCGTGCTGCAGAGCGCGCTCCGCCTCGCCAACGTCAGCTCGGACGCCATCAACATCATCACCGGCGTCCTCCTCATCGTCTCCGTGCTCTCGCCGCGCATCATCGGCTGGGCACGGACCGCCCGCGCCTCCCGGCGACGATCACCCGCCTAGTGGCGATCGCACGCCGGCCGGGGCGCACCGCACCACCTGCACTCACCCATCGAAAGGAACAATGATGTTGCCCTCCACCCACCGCCGCACCACCACGCGGCTGCTCACCCTGGGAGCCGGTGTCGTCGCCGTCGCTCTCGCCCTGACCGCGTGCTCGAGCGGCTCCGGCGGCAACGGCTCCGGCTCGGGCGACAAGAACTACAAGGTCACCTTCCTGCCCAAGAACCTCGGCAACCCGTACTTCGACACCTCCGACAAGGGCGGCGAGACGGCGGTCAAGGAGTTCAAGGGCACGTACAACGAGGTCGGGCCGTCGACCGCGACGGCCGACGCGCAGGTCTCGTACATCAACACGCTCACCCAGCAGGGCGTCGGTGCGATCGTCCTCTCGGCCAACGACCCGACCGCCCTCGGCAGCGCCCTCACCCAGGCGAAGTCGGCCGGCGTGAAGATCGTGACCTTCGACTCCGACACCGACGCCAAGTACCGCGACGTGTTCGTCAACCAGGCGACCGCCGAGGGCATCGCGAAGGTGCAGGTCGACACGATCGCCAAGGAGATCGGGGACAGCGGCGAGATCGCCATCCTCTCGGCCTCGGCGAACGCCACGAACCAGAACGCCTGGATCGAGCTCATGAAGAAGGACCTCGCGGCCGACCACCCGAACGTCAAGCTGGTCGACACCGTCTACGGCAACGACGACGACCAGACCTCGTTCGACAAGACCGCGGCCCTCCTGCAGACCCACCCGGACCTGAAGGGCATCATCTCGCCCACCACGGTCGGCATCGCGGCCGCGGCGCGGTACCTGTCGACCTCGGACGCCAAGGGCAAGGTCAAGCTGACCGGCCTCGGCACCCCGAACCAGATGCGCGAGTACGTCAAGAACGGCACGGTCGACGAGTTCGCGCTGTGGAACCCGGAGGACCTCGGCTACCTCGCCGCCTTCACCGCGAAGGCGCTGATCGACGGCGACATCACCGGCAAGAAGGGCGACTCCTTCGAGGCCGGCAAGCTCGGCAAGTTCACCGTCGGCGACAACCAGACGGTGCTGCTGGGCGACCCGTTCGTGTTCAACAAGGACAACATCGACAAGTTCAACTTCTGATCGGATCCAGACGGCGGGAGCCGGTGGCCTGTGCACCCTGCGCAGGCTGCCGGCTCCCGCCCGTCTGCGCGGTGTCCGCGATGAGCAGCAGGAACACGGAGGCGGTCCAGCTCATCGAACGGTCGCGCAGTCCTGCGCCGGTCAGCGCGTCGAAGTTCTCCGCCATCCCCTCGGCGACGCAGGCGTCGGCGAAGGCGCGGCCGATGCTGGCGGCCAGGTCGGCGCGCCCGCCGCGGCGCAGGCCGTCGACCAGCAGGAGCGTGGTCGGCGCCCACACCGGGCCGCGCCAGTACCCGTCCGGCACATAGTGCGGGCTGGTGGGAGGCTCTGTCGCCGGGCCGTGCCCCGTCAGGTAGCCGCCGGTCACGAGCGTCTCCACCGCCGAGCCGAAGACCTCGCGCGGCAGCATCTCGCCGAGGGTCAGCGGCATCAGCGTCAGCAGACTGGCGGAAGGGATCGGTGTGCCCGTGCGGGTGTCGATGGCCGTGAACCGCTCACCGGTCCAGAACCGGTCGAGAAGGGTCGCGACCGTGTCCGCGGAACGCGCGCGCCACTGCGCAGCATCGGCCGGCCGGCCGAGACGCTCGGCGATCCGGGCGAGCGCGTCCTCCTGTAGGGCCAGGAAGGCCAGCAGGTCGGGGCTCTGCACGGGGACTCCCGCGCCGAACACCGTCGCGTTGTCCCAGCCGGAGTCGTTGCCGTGGTTGTACGACGGGACGCCGTCGCCGCGGTAGTCGCGATGCTGTCGCCACCATCGGGTCCAGCGCTGCAGCGGCCGGTCCAGAGAGGCGAGTTGCGCGTCGTCCAGGGCGCCGAGCCCCAGCAGGCGCGCCACGGTCCAGCCGTGGATGGGAGGCTTCGCGAAGTTGAACTGCACTCCGGCGTCGTCGATGTGGTCCGGCAGTCCGCCGTGCTCGTCCTGATGGTCGAAGATCGTCAGCAGCTGCCCGACGGCCGCGTGCGGGTCCCGGTGCAGGGCGAGCGCGTTGAAGCAGTGGTCCCAGCTCCAGATGTGGGCCATCCGGTTCTTCGAGACGAGCATCGACTCCCGCGTGAGGGCGCCGCCCGCGGGCACGAGGGCCGACCAGGTGACGTACGCGGCCAATCGCGCGGCATCGGCCAGGGCCGGGTCGGCCGC
The sequence above is a segment of the Leifsonia williamsii genome. Coding sequences within it:
- a CDS encoding ABC transporter permease, which translates into the protein MTTPTLTPPAPAGASAAARLGRAFVRARETGILVALIVVIAVTTAINPGFLFSADGWRDLLLTPAILVLVAIGQAIVIITRNVDLSVGSVVGLTAYLTGRLFADLPGIPIVLVFVIGALAGALLGLVNGALVAFGKVPALVITLGTLYAYRGIDVLWAGSNRINASDMPPGFLDLGTGSFLTIPYLTILALVVLLIAGWYLRNRRGGRELYAIGSDPAAAELYGLKVTQRVLVAFVLSGALAGLAGVLFVARYGTVSSQTGSGLELQAVGAAVIGGVAIFGGSGSVYGAALGAVLLLTINRALPILGIQDFWQQAVVGVLIIGAIVLDRVLAVRLSRRLVAEREVTA
- a CDS encoding ABC transporter permease, producing the protein MTGIDSATSTAPARSYPDYSRPLWQRWVLTRESAVIAALVIVVVVAAAAVPNFGTPITLSFLLLDITPILLIALPMTLVIVAGEIDLSVASTLGLSSVLLGVLTKAGWPIEAAMVVCLVVGLVAGAINGFLVTVVGLPSLAVTIGTLALFRGIAVGLLGTTAVTEFPFFWQNLVQARFGTSGIPVVMVLVVVLIVVFALLLHATPYGRGLFALGLSSETAQFSGVNVARTKFIAFLLTGLISALAGIYWTLRYGSARGDNAVGLELSVIAAVLLGGVSIFGGKGALHGVIAGVLLIGVLQSALRLANVSSDAINIITGVLLIVSVLSPRIIGWARTARASRRRSPA
- the rhaS gene encoding rhamnose ABC transporter substrate-binding protein; the protein is MMLPSTHRRTTTRLLTLGAGVVAVALALTACSSGSGGNGSGSGDKNYKVTFLPKNLGNPYFDTSDKGGETAVKEFKGTYNEVGPSTATADAQVSYINTLTQQGVGAIVLSANDPTALGSALTQAKSAGVKIVTFDSDTDAKYRDVFVNQATAEGIAKVQVDTIAKEIGDSGEIAILSASANATNQNAWIELMKKDLAADHPNVKLVDTVYGNDDDQTSFDKTAALLQTHPDLKGIISPTTVGIAAAARYLSTSDAKGKVKLTGLGTPNQMREYVKNGTVDEFALWNPEDLGYLAAFTAKALIDGDITGKKGDSFEAGKLGKFTVGDNQTVLLGDPFVFNKDNIDKFNF
- a CDS encoding amylo-alpha-1,6-glucosidase; the protein is MSAPLPVALRQVPFSVRGSFLALSVPDDQVIPGLYLRTVRGGARNREVLRLLPGGVEVSSVSVEAGRLTVTGGDCTAEIALSGPGRALIRVLSGTLRLEFCVRNRYDVVLAERNDAWRFIDSGAVRNYRLRLTSGRSEFRSGWEAEHSTDGVLDISAVDGAATLVLDEFGSAPPPDDVADFGGAVAAAADDFEGWWALHGAPALPRLDAADPALADAARLAAYVTWSALVPAGGALTRESMLVSKNRMAHIWSWDHCFNALALHRDPHAAVGQLLTIFDHQDEHGGLPDHIDDAGVQFNFAKPPIHGWTVARLLGLGALDDAQLASLDRPLQRWTRWWRQHRDYRGDGVPSYNHGNDSGWDNATVFGAGVPVQSPDLLAFLALQEDALARIAERLGRPADAAQWRARSADTVATLLDRFWTGERFTAIDTRTGTPIPSASLLTLMPLTLGEMLPREVFGSAVETLVTGGYLTGHGPATEPPTSPHYVPDGYWRGPVWAPTTLLLVDGLRRGGRADLAASIGRAFADACVAEGMAENFDALTGAGLRDRSMSWTASVFLLLIADTAQTGGSRQPAQGAQATGSRRLDPIRS